In the bacterium genome, GCGCGGGCGGCGACGTCAGCGTCGCGTCGGCGCCGTAGGTGGTGCCGGGCATCTGGGCGCGCAGCGCCGCGATCAGCTCGTCGACGCCCGCGAGGCTCTGGCCGGCGAGGTGGGCGTTCTGGCGCTCGAGGCCGCTCGTCTCGAGGAGCGCCCCGCGCAGGCGGCGCAGCCCGCCGCGCAGGCGGTCGCGCGGCGCCGGCGGCAGCAGCGGCAGCAGCTCGATGGCCTGGAGCGTCTCGCCGCCGCGGCGCGCGCTCGCCGTCCGCACGAGCGAGCGGCGCGACGCGGCGAGGTCGCCGAGGGTCCGCTGCAGGGCCTCGCGCCGCCCGAGGCAGTCGACGATGCGGTCGGCCTG is a window encoding:
- the flgN gene encoding flagellar export chaperone FlgN; the protein is MERADDLEQLCAVLDEETRVCAALSAVLREEQVAVVRLQADRIVDCLGRREALQRTLGDLAASRRSLVRTASARRGGETLQAIELLPLLPPAPRDRLRGGLRRLRGALLETSGLERQNAHLAGQSLAGVDELIAALRAQMPGTTYGADATLTSPPAPDTLHRTA